In Pedobacter heparinus DSM 2366, the following are encoded in one genomic region:
- a CDS encoding glycoside hydrolase family 95 protein: MRRYSILPVLAIFCISSDAIAQEQKGTALKLWYTQPAKVWEEALPLGNGKTGAMVFGRVNKERFQLNDNTLWSGSPEAGNNPKGPANLPLVRQAVFEGDYARAAALWKKNLQGPYSARYLTMADLFLDFNLKDSIPTAYHRELDIDNAISTVTYTVGGITYKRESLISYPDKAVVIRITTDQKNALNFSTSISSKLKYTARAVGADLLVLKGKAPKHVAHRATEAAQVVYDDKEGMTFEVDVRIKAEGGTTTAKGTEILVSKANAVTIYLSGATSFNGYNKSPGLEGKNPATEAAGILKKVYPKPYSTIKTAHVADYKALFDRVSFSLGSNAELEGLPTNVRLSRQGAMGNDQGLQVLYYQFGRYLMIASSRPGSQATNLQGIWNDHVQPPWGSNYTVNANTQMNYWLAEQTNLSELHQPLFDFIGRMAVNGAKTAKINYDIRQGWVVHHNTDIWAKSSPTGGYDWDPKGAPRWSAWPMGGAWLTTHLYDHYLFTGDKQFLKEKGYPLMKGAAEFMLKWLVKDDKTEYLVTNPSTSPENIFKIEGKEYEVSKATTMDMGIIKELFTDCIAASKILDMDADFRVELEKAKAKLYPFNIGRYGQLQEWFNDVDDPKDSHRHLSHLFALYPGNQITVYHTPELAAAAKQSLLHRGDLSTGWSMAWKINWWARLQDGNHALKILKAGLTLIDPAKTTEPQKGPSASMAQLTNVQMSGGGTYPNLFDAHPPFQIDGNFGATAGMTEMLLQSNTDELSLLPALPDDWEKGSIKGIKARGNFRVDISWAEGKLSKALIYSGSGGNCRLRTTVPVKVSAVVARPAKGPNPNLLNVLPEKPEYHKSENAKLQVLDLKKSYVIDFETEKGKTYTINVL; encoded by the coding sequence ATGAGAAGATACAGTATATTGCCTGTTCTGGCCATCTTTTGCATATCATCGGATGCCATAGCGCAGGAGCAAAAGGGAACAGCATTAAAATTATGGTATACCCAGCCGGCAAAGGTTTGGGAAGAAGCCCTTCCGCTGGGAAATGGCAAAACCGGGGCCATGGTTTTTGGAAGGGTAAATAAAGAACGTTTCCAGCTAAACGACAATACCTTATGGTCGGGAAGCCCCGAAGCCGGGAATAACCCCAAAGGTCCTGCCAACCTGCCCCTGGTAAGACAGGCAGTTTTTGAAGGAGATTATGCCCGGGCGGCGGCGCTCTGGAAAAAGAATTTGCAGGGGCCTTACTCGGCACGTTATTTAACCATGGCCGATCTTTTTCTGGATTTTAACCTGAAGGATTCTATACCTACCGCTTATCACCGTGAACTGGACATTGACAATGCCATAAGTACAGTGACCTATACCGTTGGGGGCATTACCTATAAAAGGGAAAGCCTGATCAGTTATCCGGATAAGGCCGTGGTGATCCGCATCACGACAGATCAAAAAAATGCGCTTAATTTTAGCACCAGCATAAGCAGTAAACTGAAATATACAGCAAGGGCTGTTGGGGCGGATTTGCTGGTGTTGAAAGGCAAAGCGCCTAAACACGTGGCACACCGGGCTACCGAAGCGGCACAGGTTGTGTATGATGATAAGGAAGGGATGACCTTTGAGGTGGATGTGCGGATTAAGGCAGAAGGGGGTACAACAACAGCAAAAGGAACGGAGATCCTGGTGAGCAAAGCCAATGCGGTAACCATTTATTTAAGTGGGGCCACCAGTTTTAACGGCTACAATAAATCGCCCGGGCTGGAGGGTAAAAATCCGGCAACTGAAGCTGCAGGTATCCTGAAAAAAGTTTATCCTAAGCCATACAGTACAATTAAAACTGCGCATGTTGCAGATTATAAGGCTTTGTTTGACCGGGTTTCATTTAGTTTGGGCAGCAATGCAGAACTGGAGGGGCTGCCAACCAATGTAAGGTTATCCAGGCAGGGGGCCATGGGAAACGACCAGGGCCTGCAGGTTTTGTATTACCAGTTTGGCCGTTACCTGATGATCGCCAGTTCCAGACCGGGATCGCAGGCTACCAATTTACAGGGGATCTGGAACGATCATGTACAGCCACCCTGGGGGAGCAATTATACCGTAAATGCAAATACCCAGATGAATTACTGGCTTGCAGAACAGACCAATTTGTCGGAACTGCACCAACCATTGTTTGATTTTATAGGCCGTATGGCTGTGAACGGGGCTAAAACTGCGAAAATTAATTATGACATCAGACAGGGCTGGGTGGTACACCACAATACCGATATCTGGGCCAAGAGTTCTCCTACAGGGGGCTACGACTGGGACCCTAAAGGCGCGCCACGCTGGTCGGCCTGGCCTATGGGCGGGGCCTGGCTAACTACACACCTGTATGATCATTACCTGTTTACGGGCGACAAACAGTTTCTGAAAGAAAAGGGCTATCCTTTGATGAAAGGTGCTGCTGAGTTTATGCTGAAATGGCTGGTTAAAGATGATAAAACTGAGTATCTGGTCACCAATCCATCTACCTCTCCGGAAAATATATTTAAAATTGAGGGAAAAGAGTATGAAGTAAGTAAAGCCACAACCATGGACATGGGCATCATTAAGGAGCTGTTTACAGATTGTATCGCAGCCTCAAAAATATTGGATATGGATGCTGATTTCCGGGTTGAGCTGGAAAAAGCCAAAGCAAAGCTCTATCCGTTTAATATAGGCCGTTACGGACAATTACAGGAATGGTTCAATGATGTGGATGATCCTAAGGACAGCCACAGGCATTTATCGCATTTATTTGCCCTTTATCCGGGTAACCAGATCACGGTATACCATACACCTGAACTGGCTGCTGCGGCAAAACAATCGCTGCTGCACCGTGGCGACCTGAGCACCGGATGGTCTATGGCCTGGAAAATTAACTGGTGGGCCAGGTTACAGGATGGGAACCATGCTTTAAAGATATTGAAAGCAGGTTTAACGTTGATTGACCCGGCCAAAACAACAGAACCACAAAAAGGGCCCAGTGCCAGCATGGCACAGCTTACAAATGTGCAGATGAGTGGGGGCGGAACTTATCCGAACCTTTTTGATGCCCATCCGCCTTTCCAGATTGATGGTAACTTTGGGGCCACTGCGGGCATGACTGAAATGTTATTGCAAAGCAATACCGATGAACTGAGTTTATTGCCTGCTTTGCCGGATGACTGGGAAAAAGGAAGTATCAAAGGCATCAAAGCCCGTGGTAATTTCAGGGTAGACATAAGCTGGGCCGAGGGCAAACTGAGCAAGGCGCTGATCTATTCAGGAAGCGGTGGAAACTGCAGGCTCAGGACCACTGTGCCGGTAAAGGTAAGTGCTGTGGTTGCCAGACCGGCAAAGGGGCCAAACCCAAACCTGCTGAATGTATTGCCCGAAAAACCTGAATACCATAAAAGTGAAAATGCCAAGCTGCAGGTACTGGATCTGAAAAAGAGCTATGTGATTGATTTTGAAACAGAAAAAGGAAAAACTTATACCATAAACGTACTATAA
- a CDS encoding glycoside hydrolase family 95 protein: MMMIKKHLVFVLLAVASLAFGQAKKTDGTLKLWYDRPAANWNEALPIGNGRLGAMVFGNPAKEQLQLNEETVWSGGPNSNVTAASGAAIPALRKLIFEGKFEEAQALADVEMFPKKNSGMIYQPVGNLFLEFEGTEKARNYYRDLNIEKALATVTYEAGGIRYKREIFSSFTDQVLIVRLTADKPGKITFRALMDTEQKGGLRMEKDRLLLSGLTADHEGEQGKIRFASQVKVVAEGGKASLQNNAWIVKAANSATVYVSIATNFKNYHDVSADAGLKAASFLDRAVKKNYAEALAAHIKFYQQYFNRVKFDIGITDAVNKPTDERIAAFARSNDPHLTALYFQFGRYLLISSSQPGNQPPTLQGIWNDKMLAPWDSKYTININTEMNYWPAEVTNLSELHDPLFKMLKDLSVTGRETAKLMYGAKGWVTHHNTDLWRITGPVDRPYAGLWPMGGNWLSQHLWDHYMFTGDKQFLKEYYPVLKGASEFYLDVLQEEPTHKWLVVSPSNSPENTYVPGKRVSIAAGTTMDNQLLFDLFTRTGKAAELLGMDAEFRGLLKTALGRLAPMQIGKYSQLQEWMHDSDRTDDKHRHVSHLYGLYPSNQISPTRTPELFDAARTSLMYRGDPATGWSMGWKVNFWARFLDGNHAYKLITDQLKLVGGRVDSVNTKGGGTYPNMFDAHPPFQIDGNFGCTAGIAEMLLQSHDGAIHILPALPDQWPSGEVKGLVARGGYVVDISWKDKVITHLKVLSRLGGNCRLRINTDMKADTTGLSVAKGENPNPFYEVPEVKSPLISPLAKLNPAGVKASTDYDLKTEAGKAYIFKLN, from the coding sequence ATGATGATGATCAAAAAACACCTGGTATTTGTATTGCTGGCAGTTGCTTCCCTTGCTTTTGGGCAGGCAAAAAAAACAGATGGGACACTGAAACTCTGGTACGACCGTCCGGCTGCCAACTGGAATGAAGCTTTACCGATAGGTAATGGCCGGCTTGGTGCCATGGTTTTTGGCAATCCGGCTAAAGAACAGTTGCAGCTGAATGAAGAAACGGTATGGTCTGGCGGGCCCAACAGCAATGTGACTGCTGCATCGGGTGCGGCAATCCCGGCGCTCAGGAAATTGATCTTTGAAGGGAAGTTTGAAGAGGCACAGGCCCTGGCTGATGTGGAGATGTTCCCTAAAAAGAACAGTGGCATGATTTATCAGCCGGTTGGCAACCTTTTCCTGGAGTTTGAGGGTACAGAAAAAGCCCGTAACTATTACCGGGACCTGAACATAGAAAAAGCGCTAGCTACGGTAACTTATGAGGCCGGAGGTATACGCTATAAGCGGGAAATCTTCTCGTCATTTACAGATCAGGTACTTATAGTGCGTTTAACAGCAGATAAACCGGGTAAAATAACTTTCCGTGCCCTGATGGATACAGAGCAGAAGGGTGGTTTGCGAATGGAAAAGGATAGGTTGCTGCTCTCGGGTTTAACTGCCGACCATGAAGGCGAGCAGGGGAAGATCAGGTTTGCATCGCAGGTAAAAGTTGTGGCCGAAGGTGGAAAAGCATCGCTGCAGAACAATGCATGGATAGTGAAGGCAGCCAATTCGGCGACAGTATATGTTTCTATTGCCACTAATTTTAAAAACTACCATGATGTGAGTGCTGATGCAGGTTTAAAAGCGGCCTCGTTTTTAGACCGGGCTGTAAAGAAGAACTATGCTGAGGCACTGGCCGCACACATTAAGTTTTACCAGCAGTACTTTAACCGTGTAAAGTTTGATATTGGCATAACCGATGCGGTAAATAAACCAACCGACGAGCGGATTGCGGCATTTGCACGCAGCAATGACCCGCATCTGACTGCATTGTATTTTCAGTTTGGCAGGTACCTGCTGATCTCGAGCTCACAGCCTGGAAATCAGCCCCCTACCTTACAGGGCATCTGGAATGATAAGATGCTGGCCCCATGGGACAGTAAATACACGATAAACATCAATACCGAGATGAATTACTGGCCGGCAGAGGTTACCAATTTGTCGGAACTGCACGACCCCTTGTTTAAGATGCTGAAAGACCTGTCGGTTACCGGGCGGGAAACTGCTAAGCTGATGTATGGGGCAAAAGGCTGGGTAACGCACCACAATACCGATTTATGGCGCATTACAGGGCCGGTTGACCGGCCTTATGCAGGTTTATGGCCGATGGGCGGTAACTGGCTGAGCCAGCATTTATGGGACCATTATATGTTTACGGGCGATAAACAGTTTTTAAAAGAATATTACCCGGTACTGAAGGGGGCAAGCGAGTTTTACCTGGATGTGTTACAGGAAGAACCTACCCATAAATGGCTGGTGGTAAGTCCTTCCAATTCGCCAGAAAATACCTATGTTCCGGGCAAACGTGTTTCTATTGCTGCGGGAACAACGATGGACAACCAGCTGTTGTTTGATCTGTTTACCAGGACCGGCAAAGCTGCAGAGCTGCTGGGCATGGATGCAGAATTTCGGGGCCTGCTGAAGACAGCATTGGGCCGTTTGGCACCCATGCAGATCGGTAAATACAGTCAGCTGCAGGAATGGATGCACGATTCTGACCGTACAGACGATAAACATCGTCATGTATCCCATTTATATGGTTTATACCCGAGTAACCAGATTTCCCCGACAAGGACACCGGAACTTTTTGATGCGGCTAGAACATCCCTGATGTATAGAGGTGACCCGGCAACGGGCTGGTCTATGGGCTGGAAAGTGAATTTCTGGGCCCGTTTTCTGGATGGGAACCATGCCTATAAACTGATTACCGATCAGCTGAAACTGGTTGGGGGGCGTGTTGACAGTGTAAACACAAAAGGTGGTGGTACCTATCCGAATATGTTTGATGCCCATCCGCCATTTCAGATAGATGGTAACTTTGGCTGTACAGCGGGGATTGCTGAAATGCTGCTGCAATCGCATGATGGCGCTATACATATTTTGCCTGCACTACCAGATCAATGGCCTTCTGGAGAGGTTAAAGGGCTGGTGGCCCGGGGTGGTTATGTGGTAGACATCAGCTGGAAGGACAAGGTAATTACCCATTTAAAAGTGCTTTCGAGGCTTGGCGGCAATTGCAGGTTACGGATCAATACCGATATGAAAGCGGATACGACCGGCCTTTCAGTTGCAAAAGGAGAAAATCCAAATCCTTTTTATGAAGTACCTGAGGTTAAAAGTCCTTTAATTTCGCCACTGGCAAAGCTAAACCCTGCTGGGGTTAAGGCTTCAACAGATTATGACCTTAAAACTGAGGCCGGTAAAGCCTATATTTTTAAATTGAACTGA
- a CDS encoding glycoside hydrolase family 2 TIM barrel-domain containing protein, giving the protein MTNLASVKTLRKPNIFLFTLTEKVKRVKLVFFLGLLICSQYVFAQNRQRLINNWEYLKGDLGGIWEAVRPVKEGNPESVPLWQKVSLPHCFNALDAVDPDVNYYQGPGWYRTQLELKNPYTDGRTLLHFEGAGQKTQVYIYDKKVAEHVGGYDEWTADITDAVKEFKKTAVFQTQFKGKVPLSIRCDNSRDLEMIPSDLSDFNVYGGLYRYLNLVYVPKVSVDKIFAAASVDAKGVLGKLSISGRLLNPDGVDTVSVKIEVKDPEGKVVASWQNQIKAFHGDKALWETSLKNPKLWSPELPQLYTVETSITAKGDTDIQREKIGFRNFEFVKKGPFMLNGKRLLLRGTHRHEDHAGVAAAMTEEMITEEMRMMKDMGVNFIRLGHYQQSRIVLDLCDSLGILVWEEIPWCRGGLGGDTYKDQARRMLTNMIEQHYNHAAVMIWGLGNENDWPGDFNEFDEQKIRTFMKELNDLAHKLDPSRKTAIRRCDFCKDIVDVYSPSIWAGWYRGIYTEYKEASKKEFDRVDHFLHVEWGGDSHAGRHSESPDKALSLVQTGVGADERAGDASLFGGSARVSKDGDWSESYIVNLIDWHLKEQENMPWLTGAAYWPFKDFSTPVRPDNPVPYMNQKGVIERDFSKKEAYYVFQSYWTKAPMAHIYGHSWPVRWGDAGEQKMVKVYSNCAEAELFMNGKSMGKKKRNSQNYPAAGLKWMVKYKEGKNEIKVVATTKEGKTITDELVQEYQTAKWDKPAKLVLEKVSEHVSEKDNIAVIQVKLLDKNNILCLDARDYVTFGLTGDGKLIDDQGTADGSRKVQLYNGRAVISVNLNKGKSVASVKADGIPSAFVELK; this is encoded by the coding sequence ATGACCAATTTAGCGTCTGTCAAAACGCTGCGCAAACCAAATATATTTTTATTTACATTAACAGAGAAAGTGAAGAGAGTTAAGCTGGTATTTTTTTTAGGACTGCTGATATGCAGTCAGTACGTTTTTGCGCAGAACAGGCAAAGATTGATCAACAACTGGGAATATTTAAAAGGAGACCTGGGCGGGATATGGGAAGCGGTAAGACCGGTTAAGGAAGGTAATCCTGAAAGCGTTCCGCTATGGCAGAAGGTAAGTTTGCCCCATTGCTTTAATGCATTGGATGCGGTAGATCCGGATGTAAACTATTACCAGGGCCCGGGCTGGTACCGTACGCAGCTGGAGCTGAAAAACCCCTATACAGATGGCAGGACATTGCTGCATTTTGAGGGAGCGGGACAAAAGACGCAGGTTTATATTTACGATAAAAAGGTTGCAGAGCATGTTGGGGGCTATGACGAATGGACGGCCGACATTACGGATGCTGTAAAGGAATTTAAAAAAACAGCCGTTTTTCAAACACAGTTTAAAGGCAAGGTGCCCTTGTCCATCAGGTGCGATAATTCGCGTGACCTGGAGATGATCCCTTCGGACCTGTCTGACTTTAATGTATATGGTGGTTTATACCGGTACCTGAACCTGGTTTATGTACCGAAGGTTTCTGTAGATAAGATCTTTGCAGCTGCAAGCGTAGATGCAAAAGGGGTTTTGGGAAAGCTGAGCATATCCGGCAGGCTGCTCAATCCTGATGGTGTGGATACAGTTTCCGTAAAAATAGAAGTTAAAGATCCGGAGGGAAAGGTTGTAGCCAGCTGGCAAAACCAGATCAAGGCTTTTCATGGCGATAAAGCCCTGTGGGAAACCAGCCTGAAAAACCCGAAACTATGGTCGCCCGAATTGCCGCAACTATACACGGTTGAAACCAGCATTACCGCTAAAGGGGATACCGATATACAGCGGGAAAAGATTGGTTTCAGGAATTTTGAGTTTGTGAAAAAGGGGCCATTTATGCTGAACGGCAAGCGCCTGTTGTTAAGGGGGACACACCGGCATGAAGACCATGCGGGCGTAGCGGCGGCCATGACAGAAGAGATGATCACCGAAGAGATGCGGATGATGAAGGATATGGGCGTGAATTTTATCCGTCTGGGCCATTATCAGCAGTCGAGGATTGTACTGGATTTATGCGACAGTCTGGGTATTTTGGTATGGGAAGAGATTCCCTGGTGCCGTGGCGGACTTGGTGGCGATACTTATAAAGACCAGGCGCGCAGGATGCTGACCAATATGATAGAGCAGCATTATAACCATGCGGCGGTGATGATATGGGGATTGGGGAACGAGAACGACTGGCCGGGTGATTTTAATGAGTTTGATGAGCAGAAAATCAGGACCTTTATGAAAGAACTGAACGATCTGGCGCATAAACTGGATCCTTCACGTAAAACGGCCATCAGAAGGTGTGATTTTTGTAAAGACATAGTAGATGTATACTCGCCCTCTATCTGGGCAGGCTGGTACCGTGGTATTTACACGGAATATAAGGAAGCCTCTAAAAAGGAATTTGACAGGGTAGACCACTTTTTGCATGTGGAATGGGGTGGCGACAGCCATGCCGGCAGGCATTCGGAAAGTCCGGATAAGGCCCTGAGTTTAGTGCAGACAGGTGTGGGGGCAGATGAACGGGCCGGTGATGCTTCTTTGTTTGGAGGGAGTGCCAGGGTTTCAAAGGATGGCGACTGGAGCGAAAGTTATATTGTTAACCTGATTGACTGGCATTTAAAAGAGCAGGAAAACATGCCCTGGTTAACGGGGGCGGCTTACTGGCCATTTAAAGATTTTTCTACACCGGTGCGTCCGGACAACCCGGTTCCTTATATGAACCAGAAAGGGGTTATTGAGCGCGACTTCAGTAAAAAAGAAGCTTATTATGTATTCCAGTCGTACTGGACCAAAGCACCAATGGCACATATTTACGGTCATTCCTGGCCGGTAAGGTGGGGGGATGCCGGAGAGCAGAAAATGGTTAAAGTATATTCTAACTGTGCCGAGGCCGAGCTTTTTATGAACGGCAAAAGCATGGGAAAAAAGAAAAGGAACAGTCAGAACTATCCTGCGGCCGGTTTAAAATGGATGGTGAAGTACAAGGAAGGTAAAAACGAGATTAAAGTAGTGGCCACTACAAAAGAGGGCAAGACCATTACGGACGAACTGGTACAGGAATACCAGACCGCGAAATGGGATAAGCCGGCAAAGCTGGTGCTGGAAAAGGTTTCTGAGCACGTTTCTGAAAAGGATAACATTGCTGTGATACAGGTTAAACTGCTGGACAAAAACAATATATTGTGTTTAGATGCCCGTGATTATGTAACTTTTGGTTTAACCGGAGATGGAAAACTGATTGACGATCAGGGTACTGCTGATGGCTCACGTAAAGTTCAGCTGTACAATGGCCGGGCTGTGATCAGCGTAAACCTGAATAAAGGCAAAAGTGTAGCAAGCGTTAAGGCAGATGGCATACCTTCTGCATTTGTAGAACTTAAATGA
- a CDS encoding AraC family transcriptional regulator, producing MKAQLLKVSMEPAQSFSVRQDLEPSVNNKWHYHQEIELIYFNKGDGTQFIGDSIKRFKSGDIVLLGANLPHYWRFDDAYFTTDTKPAAADIRVAHFSENLFGECFLNLPENKLLKDILEKAKRGVKVTGKNKAVVAELITRMLKAEGTERIIILMQALVEIARSSQLEVLSSVGFHYDLEMIEKDRINDIYDYTYANFKNKIYLEEIAEVARISPNSFCRYFKSRTRKTYSQFLIEVKVGQACKLLIEHSLNLKQVCYNSGFNNFASFHKCFKKITGKSPLCYQKEFVSACA from the coding sequence ATGAAAGCACAACTACTTAAAGTATCTATGGAGCCTGCACAATCCTTTAGTGTAAGGCAAGATCTGGAGCCTTCTGTTAATAATAAATGGCACTATCACCAGGAAATTGAATTGATCTATTTTAATAAAGGCGACGGTACACAATTTATCGGCGACAGCATTAAACGTTTTAAATCTGGTGACATTGTTTTACTGGGGGCCAACCTGCCACATTACTGGAGGTTTGATGATGCCTATTTTACAACCGATACCAAACCGGCAGCAGCCGATATAAGGGTAGCCCATTTTAGTGAGAACCTGTTTGGCGAATGCTTTTTAAACCTTCCTGAAAATAAGCTGCTCAAAGATATTTTAGAAAAAGCCAAAAGAGGCGTAAAGGTAACGGGTAAAAACAAGGCTGTTGTGGCAGAATTAATTACCCGGATGTTGAAAGCCGAGGGCACAGAAAGGATCATTATTTTGATGCAGGCGCTGGTAGAAATTGCCAGATCGAGCCAGCTTGAAGTGCTTTCTTCTGTAGGTTTTCATTACGACCTGGAAATGATTGAGAAAGACAGGATCAACGACATTTACGACTATACTTACGCCAATTTCAAAAATAAGATCTACCTGGAAGAGATTGCTGAAGTTGCCAGGATCAGTCCCAATTCTTTTTGCCGTTATTTTAAATCACGGACACGTAAAACCTATTCGCAGTTCTTAATAGAGGTTAAAGTAGGGCAGGCCTGTAAGTTGCTGATAGAGCATAGCCTAAACCTGAAACAGGTGTGTTACAACAGTGGTTTTAACAATTTTGCCAGTTTCCATAAGTGCTTTAAAAAGATCACCGGCAAGAGCCCGCTATGCTACCAGAAAGAGTTCGTTAGCGCCTGCGCCTAA